From the genome of Deltaproteobacteria bacterium, one region includes:
- the nuoL gene encoding NADH-quinone oxidoreductase subunit L: MDPIAATSLRWIPLLPLLGAIVNGLAGKAIQRRMGKGAVAAIAVAPVVAAFALSLAVFVRLLGLEPERRALLDVVWRWLAVGSLRVDVALLADPLSTTLLLVVTGIGGLIHLYSTAYMRDDDAYWRFFAYLNLFTFAMLVLVLADNLLLMFVGWEGVGFCSWALIGFWWREPVNTTAGNKAFIVNRIGDAAFVLGVFTLFWALAAAGHGTVVFREVQQHLASLDGRMLWGAPVATLVTLLLFVGATGKSAQIPLHVWLPDAMQGPTPVSALIHAATMVTAGVYMIARLHFLYALAPTTLAVVAGIGAATALGAATIGLVQDDIKRVLAYSTVSQLGYMFLALGVGAWTAGVFHLVTHAFFKACLFLGAGSVIHALHHEQDMRKMGALRTTLPVTFWTFLIAALALAGTPLTAGFFSKDEILWRVWSSLHGSALLWTVGVLGAGLTACYACRQVVLVFFGASRVDHHHAPHVRESPAAMTGPLALLAAGSLLVGFLGVPEGMGGANRFAAWLAPVFAGGHVEGAHTAHAAHAASLEWTLMAVSVAAAAGGALVAYLVYQRRWVSADAVAAVAGGAPYRIVLHKYWLDEIYWTAFGLGVLRLARLGAWFDARIIDGIVDGSATITRAIARLEGRFDARVVDGLVNGLAEATWALGGRLRRLQTGNINAYLYVVVGTIALVLIARLL, translated from the coding sequence ATGGATCCGATCGCCGCCACGTCGCTTCGTTGGATCCCGCTGCTGCCGCTCCTGGGCGCGATCGTGAACGGCCTCGCCGGCAAGGCGATCCAGCGCCGGATGGGGAAGGGTGCCGTCGCGGCGATCGCGGTCGCGCCGGTGGTCGCGGCGTTTGCGCTGTCGCTGGCGGTGTTCGTCCGGTTGCTCGGGCTCGAGCCGGAACGCCGCGCGCTGCTCGACGTCGTATGGCGTTGGCTCGCCGTCGGCTCGCTGCGCGTCGACGTCGCGCTCCTCGCCGACCCGCTCTCGACGACGCTGCTCCTGGTCGTGACCGGGATCGGCGGGCTCATCCATCTCTACTCGACCGCCTACATGCGGGACGACGACGCGTACTGGCGCTTCTTCGCGTACCTGAACCTCTTCACCTTCGCGATGCTCGTGCTGGTGCTCGCCGACAACCTGTTGCTGATGTTCGTCGGCTGGGAAGGCGTCGGATTCTGCTCGTGGGCGCTGATCGGCTTCTGGTGGCGCGAGCCGGTGAACACGACCGCCGGCAACAAGGCCTTCATCGTGAACCGCATCGGTGACGCCGCCTTCGTCCTTGGCGTCTTCACGCTCTTCTGGGCGCTCGCCGCGGCGGGGCACGGCACCGTCGTCTTCCGCGAAGTCCAGCAGCACCTGGCGAGCCTCGATGGCCGCATGCTCTGGGGCGCGCCGGTCGCGACGCTCGTCACGCTGCTGCTCTTCGTCGGCGCGACCGGCAAGTCGGCGCAGATTCCCCTGCACGTCTGGCTGCCGGACGCGATGCAGGGCCCGACGCCGGTCTCGGCGTTGATTCACGCCGCGACGATGGTGACGGCGGGCGTGTACATGATCGCGCGGTTGCATTTCTTGTACGCTCTGGCGCCGACCACGCTCGCGGTCGTCGCCGGCATCGGCGCCGCGACCGCGCTCGGCGCCGCGACGATCGGCCTCGTGCAGGACGACATCAAACGCGTGCTCGCGTACTCGACGGTGAGCCAGCTCGGCTACATGTTCCTGGCGCTCGGCGTCGGCGCCTGGACGGCCGGCGTCTTCCATCTCGTCACGCACGCGTTCTTCAAGGCGTGCCTCTTCCTCGGCGCCGGCTCGGTGATCCACGCGCTCCACCACGAGCAGGACATGCGAAAGATGGGGGCGCTCCGGACCACGTTGCCCGTCACGTTCTGGACGTTCCTGATCGCGGCGCTGGCGCTCGCCGGCACGCCGCTCACGGCGGGCTTCTTCTCGAAGGACGAGATCCTCTGGCGGGTCTGGTCGAGCCTGCACGGGAGCGCGCTCCTCTGGACGGTCGGGGTGCTCGGGGCCGGGCTCACCGCCTGCTACGCCTGCCGGCAGGTGGTGCTCGTCTTCTTCGGCGCGTCGCGCGTCGACCACCATCACGCCCCGCACGTGCGCGAGTCGCCGGCCGCCATGACGGGGCCGCTCGCGCTGCTCGCCGCGGGGTCGCTCCTGGTCGGGTTCCTCGGTGTTCCGGAGGGCATGGGCGGAGCGAACCGCTTCGCGGCGTGGCTCGCGCCGGTCTTCGCGGGGGGGCACGTCGAAGGGGCGCATACCGCGCACGCCGCCCACGCCGCGAGCCTCGAGTGGACGCTCATGGCGGTGTCGGTCGCGGCCGCGGCCGGCGGAGCGCTCGTGGCCTATCTGGTCTACCAGCGCCGGTGGGTGTCGGCGGACGCGGTCGCCGCCGTCGCGGGCGGCGCGCCGTACCGGATCGTCCTGCACAAGTACTGGCTCGACGAGATCTATTGGACGGCCTTCGGCCTCGGGGTGCTCCGGCTTGCGCGCCTCGGCGCGTGGTTCGACGCCCGCATCATCGACGGGATCGTCGACGGCAGCGCGACGATCACGCGGGCGATCGCCCGGCTCGAGGGCCGGTTCGACGCGCGGGTCGTCGACGGTCTCGTCAACGGCCTCGCCGAGGCGACCTGGGCGCTCGGCGGGCGCCTCCGGCGTCTGCAGACCGGGAACATCAACGCGTATCTGTACGTCGTCGTCGGCACGATCGCGCTCGTGCTGATCGCGCGTCTGCTCTAG